In one window of Fulvia fulva chromosome 5, complete sequence DNA:
- a CDS encoding Efflux pump vrtL — protein sequence MTPISSTMIAPAATELSRDPHLTSSFDLQLVFSIFFIGYIVGPLFLAPLSEIYGRMIVLQLANIFFLVFNLACDFAHTRGEMLAFRLLCGLGACAPASIGGGVLGDLFRKEERGMAVALYTSGFIVGPSLGPVLGILIYFNLPETFGPRILYWRVSKLRRETGNSRLRTEWELEDHTTVKVLKQAFVRPFILLSTQPIVQFLALYLALLYGIFFLVLSTFFRVFTEPGGYILDLTYKRFSEKAPGKPEHRIALVFPSIVLASGGIFMYGWSVQATPHWIVPDIGGFLFSFGVSVLYTGIQAYGASVLWFFGEKLRARSPSAARKGEIEGDVPSL from the exons ATGACCCCCATCTCATCAACCATGATCGCCCCAGCAGCAACCGAGCTTTCACGAGACCCTCATCTCACCTCCTCCTTCGACCTCCAACTCGTCTTCTCAATCTTCTTCATCGGCTACATCGTTGGTCCGCTCTTCCTGGCGCCCCTCAGTGAGATCTACGGAAGGATGATTGTGTTGCAATTGGCGAACATCTTCTTCTTGGTCTTCAACCTGGCCTGTGATTTCGCGCATACAAGGGGCGAAATGCTGGCTTTTCGATTGCTGTGTGGATTGGGAGCTTGTGCGCCGGCGTCGATTGGTGGAGGGGTGTTGGGGGATCTCTTTCGCAAAGAGGAACGGGGTATGGCGGTCGCTTTGTACACTTCAGGTTTCATTGTTGGTCCGTCATTGGGGCCGGTGTTGGGA ATCCTCATCTACTTTAACCTCCCGGAAACCTTCGGACCTCGGATCCTCTACTGGAGGGTCTCCAAACTACGCCGTGAGACGGGAAACAGTCGCCTCAGAACAGAGTGGGAACTCGAAGATCATACCACTGTCAAAGTCTTGAAGCAAGCCTTCGTCAGACCTTTCATACTTCTTTCTACGCAGCCGATCGTCCAGTTCCTGGCGCTATACCTAGCTCTGCTTTACGGCATCTTCTTCCTGGTCCTCTCGACCTTCTTCCGCGTCTTCACAGAA CCGGGCGGGTATATTCTCGATCTCACCTACAAGCGCTTCTCCGAGAAAGCCCCCGGAAAGCCAGAACATCGCATTGCGCTGGTGTTTCCCTCGATTGTGCTGGCGTCCGGTGGCATATTCATGTACGGGTGGTCTGTGCAGGCCACGCCACATTGGATCGTGCCAGACATAGGAGGCTTCCTGTTCTCCTTTGGGGTCTCGGTGCTGTATACTGGGATCCAGGCGTATGGTGCATCCGTGCTGTGGTTTTTTGGAGAGAAGCTGAGAGCTCGCAGTCCGTCTGCGGCGAGGAAAGGGGAGATTGAAGGTGATGTCCCCTCACTCTGA
- a CDS encoding Nonribosomal peptide synthetase anaPS encodes MPVSQTSYVASVTEFDQAVQFSSPDTQDPQTKNAVLQHIYQQLVTIELVNLRDDTTSHRLSSVPLPRPEFDTYLALFRSTVQIHSKDSAIESWDKEFTYSELDAASTAVATALRSLGVVPGDNVLLALKWSSWAPICVLAVFKVAAAFGFVEPHTTAARVEDRME; translated from the exons ATGCCAGTCTCGCAGACCTCATACGTCGCCTCGGTTACGGAATTCGACCAAGCGGTGCAGTTCTCCAGCCCAGATACTCAAGATCCTCAGACGAAGAATGCGGTACTGCAGCACATCTATCAACAGCTTGTCAC CATCGAGCTCGTGAATCTGCGAGACGACACAACGTCCCACCGACTGTCGTCCGTACCCTTGCCGCGGCCAGAGTTCGATACGTACCTTGCATTGTTTCGGAGCACAGTCCAAATTCACAGCAAGGACAGCGCTATTGAGTCGTGGGACAAGGAATTCACCTACTCTGAGCTCGATGCTGCCTCGACAGCTGTAGCGACTGCACTGCGGAGTCTGGGTGTAGTTCCCGGAGATAACGTGCTTCTGGCATTGAAGTGGTCGAGCTGGGCTCCCATCTGCGTACTTGCTGTGTTCAAAGTCGCGGCGGCGTTCGGCTTCGTGGAGCCGCACACAACGGCTGCACGGGTGGAAGATCGCATGGAATAA
- a CDS encoding Succinyl-CoA:3-ketoacid coenzyme A transferase 1, mitochondrial, protein MDFVRPFTSQLASATRMQIRLVQTPRTALRAQKLAGQRRSFRTSAVSWREASGRPPAKVRGKSKVYASADEAVADIKSGSTLLSAGFGLCGTAETIIAALVRRGPDSLHSLTAVSNNAGTAIGGGLSPLIESGQITRAICSFLGNNKKLEKKYLNGEVAIELTPQGTIAEKLRCGGAGIPAFFTPTGVNTFIQTGQIPARLKGGETIEDGKARETRIFDGRVYNMETAIKGDVAILRAHKVDKAGNVQFRYTTKSFGPLMAKAAAVSIVEAEHIVEVGELSPDQIDLPGIFIDRIVQATEEKIIEVKTLRQDTDIEAEGQKSDALRRRNLIAKRAAKELKPGFYVNLGVGMPTLAPSFLPPNSNVWIQSENGILGMGPYPTEGELDADIINAGKETVTLVKGASVFDSSESFGMIRGGHVDVSMLGALQVGANGDLANYMIPGKVFKGMGGAMDLVSNPDQTKIVVLTDHVDKYGAPKIVQHCTLPLTGARCVSTIITDLAVFDVDRKKGGLTLVETAPGIGVDEIKQKTGAKFEVKEPLGVME, encoded by the coding sequence ATGGACTTCGTACGCCCCTTCACGTCCCAGCTCGCGAGCGCCACGCGGATGCAGATCCGTCTGGTTCAAACTCCACGAACCGCGTTACGAGCACAGAAACTCGCTGGCCAGAGGAGATCGTTCAGGACCAGCGCAGTCTCATGGCGCGAGGCATCTGGACGTCCTCCAGCTAAAGTGCGCGGAAAGTCGAAGGTCTACGCTTCGGCCGATGAGGCGGTCGCGGATATCAAGTCTGGATCGACACTTCTTTCAGCGGGCTTCGGTCTGTGTGGCACAGCAGAGACCATCATCGCAGCTCTTGTGCGACGAGGGCCAGACAGCCTGCATTCATTGACTGCGGTATCCAACAATGCCGGGACCGCGATTGGTGGTGGTCTTTCGCCATTGATTGAATCCGGCCAGATCACTCGTGCTATCTGCAGTTTTCTGGGTAACAACAAGAAGCTGGAGAAGAAGTACCTTAACGGTGAAGTCGCAATCGAGCTCACTCCACAAGGAACCATCGCCGAGAAGCTGCGATGTGGAGGAGCGGGTATTCCTGCCTTCTTCACACCAACTGGTGTCAACACTTTCATCCAGACTGGGCAGATCCCTGCGAGGCTGAAGGGCGGCGAAACGATTGAAGATGGCAAAGCCCGCGAAACTCGCATCTTCGACGGCCGTGTCTACAACATGGAGACGGCCATCAAGGGCGACGTGGCTATCCTTCGAGCGCACAAAGTCGACAAGGCCGGCAACGTCCAGTTCCGGTACACGACCAAATCATTCGGACCCCTCATGGCCAAGGCCGCAGCAGTCTCCATTGTAGAAGCCGAACACATTGTAGAAGTCGGCGAGCTCTCACCAGATCAGATCGACCTCCCCGGCATCTTCATCGACCGCATCGTGCAAGCCACCGAGGAGAAAATCATCGAAGTCAAAACCCTCCGCCAAGACACCGACATCGAAGCCGAAGGGCAGAAATCAGACGCTCTACGACGACGGAACCTGATCGCCAAGCGAGCCGCAAAGGAACTCAAGCCCGGCTTCTACGTCAACCTCGGGGTCGGGATGCCTACATTGGCACCTTCATTCCTACCACCAAATTCCAACGTCTGGATCCAATCTGAGAACGGGATTCTGGGTATGGGTCCCTACCCGACTGAAGGCGAGCTTGATGCCGACATCATCAACGCCGGCAAGGAGACCGTCACGCTCGTCAAGGGCGCCAGCGTCTTTGACAGCAGCGAATCGTTTGGCATGATCCGTGGTGGACACGTCGACGTCAGTATGCTTGGTGCTCTGCAAGTTGGCGCAAACGGCGATCTGGCCAACTACATGATCCCCGGCAAGGTTTTCAAGGGGATGGGAGGTGCTATGGATCTTGTGTCGAACCCGGATCAGACGAAGATTGTGGTCTTGACGGACCATGTGGACAAGTATGGTGCGCCGAAGATTGTGCAGCATTGTACTCTGCCTCTGACTGGAGCGAGGTGTGTTAGTACGATTATTACGGATCTGGCTGTCTTTGATGTGGATCGTAAGAAGGGAGGGCTGACTTTGGTCGAGACGGCACCGGGTATTGGTGTGGATGAGATCAAGCAGAAGACTGGTGCGAAGTTCGAGGTGAAGGAGCCTTTAGGTGTAATGGAATAG
- a CDS encoding Polyol transporter 5 produces MVYDPSPHLRTGQRAAREGPTWAWPGEDISSSATSKERLRFPSLEACRVLQHLGSTVGPPPTNTATMAEKIGKSEDYTSHHEKNASPPEYNDLSEQAGRRGSVALNIVENPLKRVSAEKAADDARVFAESHGMPEHAQLFAKAALVARHPDGFDGMAALDGGEKSALAYERDHKWHGPTMLWYSISLCAIGAATQGWDQTGSNGANLSFPTEFGIDGTGRDEWIVGLINAIIFLTAGLIGAFIVDPLNHYLGRRGEIFVTALCLTATPIGSGFAKSWQGLFAARFIMGIGIGAKNATVPIYSAEMAPARIRGALVMFWQLWVVIGIFLGFCANVIVKDTGDIAWRLQLGSAFIPSFILGVGIFFCPESPRWLMKKGRHPQAFRSMNKLRAHPIIAARDYYYSWIIYEEELKVASGSGYFQRLWDCFSVPRIRRANYGASTVMIAQQMCGINIISFYSSTIFEEAGYTATQALYASLGYGAVQVVFTIPTLFLIDTKGRRTLTLATFPGMCIFLLAAGLSLLIPDTASRGAQIGPVVLFIYLFTICYSLGEGPVAFQYSAEVFPTIQREQGMAWAVCINNTFAGILSLTFPRMRTVMTPTGAFGFYAALNLIAWFMIFCFLRETKQLTLEEIDQVFSVPTKKFIGYELNVWLPYFIKRHLLFNKNVVEPPPIIQSQKEAERSGSIAVVS; encoded by the exons ATGGTGTATGACCCATCTCCGCATCTGAGGACAGGGCAACGTGCGGCACGAGAAGGTCCGACTTGGGCTTGGCCGGGAGAAGATATAAGCTCCAGTGCCACCTCGAAAGAACGTCTTCGCTTCCCCTCTCTTGAAGCTTGTCGCGTCTTGCAACACCTTGGCTCCACCGTTGGACCTCCACCCACCAACACCGCCACCATGGCTGAGAAGATTGGAAAGAGCGAGGACTACACCTCCCACCATGAGAAGAATGCGAGTCCACCGGAATACAATGACTTGTCGGAACAAGCTGGTCGCCGCGGATCAGTCGCACTCAATATAGTCGAGAACCCTCTCAAG CGCGTGTCAGCGGAGAAAGCCGCCGACGATGCTCGTGTATTCGCCGAATCGCACGGTATGCCAGAACATGCCCAACTCTTCGCCAAGGCAGCGCTGGTTGCACGCCACCCAGACGGCTTCGATGGAATGGCGGCGCTCGACGGGGGAGAGAAGTCGGCGTTGGCATATGAGCGTGATCACAAGTGGCATGGACCTACTATGCTGTGGTATTCCATCTCGCTCTGTGCCATTGGAGCTGCTACACAAGGATGGGATCAGACTGGTTCGAATGGAGCCAATCTTTCGTTTCCAACT GAATTCGGCATCGACGGCACAGGTCGCGATGAGTGGATTGTCGGCTTAATCAACGCCATCATCTTCCTCACAGCAGGTCTGATCGGTGCCTTCATCGTCGACCCCCTCAACCACTACCTCGGACGTCGCGGTGAGATCTTCGTCACCGCACTCTGCTTGACAGCAACCCCCATCGGTTCCGGCTTCGCAAAGTCATGGCAAGGACTCTTTGCTGCTCGATTCATCATGGGCATTGGCATTGGCGCAAAGAACGCCACAGTACCTATCTACTCTGCAGAAATGGCACCGGCCCGGATTCGTGGTGCGCTGGTTATGTTCTGGCAGTTATGGGTCGTTATAG GCATCTTCCTCGGCTTCTGCGCCAACGTCATCGTCAAAGACACCGGCGACATCGCCTGGCGACTCCAACTCGGCTCCGCATTCATCCCCTCCTTCATCCTCGGCGTCGGCATCTTCTTCTGCCCCGAATCACCACGTTGGCTCATGAAGAAGGGCCGCCACCCACAAGCCTTCCGATCCATGAACAAGCTCCGCGCCCACCCCATCATCGCCGCCCGCGATTACTACTACTCCTGGATCATCTACGAAGAAGAGCTAAAAGTCGCAAGCGGATCTGGATACTTCCAGCGTCTATGGGATTGCTTCTCCGTCCCACGCATCAGGCGTGCAAACTACGGAGCTTCAACGGTCATGATCGCGCAGCAAAT GTGCGGCATCAACATCATCTCCTTCTACTCCTCCACCATCTTCGAAGAAGCCGGCTACACCGCTACCCAAGCCCTCTACGCCTCGCTAGGCTACGGCGCTGTCCAGGTCGTCTTCACGATCCCCACCCTCTTCCTCATCGACACCAAGGGCCGCCGCACCTTGACCCTCGCGACTTTCCCCGGCATGTGCATCTTCCTCCTCGCCGCAGGTCTCTCCCTCCTGATCCCTGATACCGCCAGCCGTGGCGCGCAGATCGGCCCCGTAGTGCTGTTCATCTACCTCTTCACCATCTGCTACTCGCTCGGCGAAGGACCTGTGGCGTTCCAGTACTCGGCTGAAGTATTCCCGACCATCCAGCGTGAGCAGGGAATGGCGTGGGCTGTGTGTATCAACAACACTTTCGCCGGAATTTTGTCCTTGACGTTCCCGCGTATGAGGACTGTCATGACTCCTACTGGTGCCTTCGGCTTTTACGCTGCACTCAACTTGATTGCCTGGTTTATGATCTTCTGCTTTTTGAGAGAGACGAAGCAGTTGACACTGGAGGAAATCGACCAAGTCTTCAGCGTGCCGACGAAGAAGTTTATTGGGTATGAGTTGAACGTCTGGCTGCCTTACTTCATTAAGCGACACCTGTTGTTTAACAAGAATGTGGTGGAGCCGCCGCCGATTATTCAGTCGCAGAAGGAGGCGGAGAGGTCGGGTTCGATTGCGGTGGTGAGTTAG